The Vibrio sp. B1FLJ16 DNA segment ACGAATAATTGCTTGTCCCAGCTTGGCGATATCGTGTGGTGTAGAGTACAGGCCTTCGCTATCTAATCCATGCGGGTTCGTAAAAGCGCTATTGGTTAAGCCCAGCTGTTTTGCCCAACCGTTCATGAGGTTCACAAATCCCGACTCACTACCTGCAACATGTTCTGCAATTGCAACACTGGCATCGTTGCCAGACTGAACCACTAACCCTCGATAGAGATCAGACAATGAGACCGATTTATTCACTTCGATGAACATCTTAGAGGAGTCAGGAAAATTCTTAGCCCAGGCATTACGGCTGATTACTACCTCATCATCAAGGCTGATATTCCCAGCATTAACTTCTCTGCCTGCAACATAGGCCGTCATTAACTTAGTTAAACTAGCCGGATTTAAACGTTTATCTGCTTCCCGTTCTACCAATACTGTGCCGGTATGATAATCCATCAGGACATACCCTTTAGAACTCAGTACAGGTGCATTCGGGACAACAGTTGGAGCAGCAAAAGACAAAGCAGAGAACGCAGCGAAACCCGTAAGAATGGGAAGTTGGAATATAATATTTTTTCTCATTATGACACTGACCTTAGTAACAATCGGTTTCTATCCATTAGATGCTATAGGTATCGAGTATATTGAAACTCGGCTCAGTTACAGTAGCAATGTTACCAATGGTTACTTTTATTACATATTTTTCGAGAAGAAATAGGTTTGAGGATCTAGTCAGTATTAAAAGCGTGCTAAATATATTAAATAAATATTTAACAAAAAGTTGCGCAGTAGTTAATTAATCATAGAGAAATAAAAAAAATGTCCGCATACAGGCAGGTTCTAAAACACTTATGCGGACTTAAGGATAAGTCAGTTCATGCAATATTGAACTGAAAACTAAGGGGTAATGAAAACCGAATATTCATGATTTCCAATGTTTGCCATGTTACTTCGCTCAGGCTTTATATTGTTAGATTCAGGTCAATAGTAATCTGGACAAAATTCAAAGCAAGCAAATATACCAAGCTTACTTAATAAGGATTAGATAAAAAACAAAAATATAGCACCAAACATTAATTTTATTTATTTCTAACCATAATGAAATTTATACATTACTGAAAATTTATTTACAGACATGTAATAAATTAAATTGCTAGCATCCCTTAGAGTTCAGCATCAACAAACATTTAATAAATATAATAAAATTAATTTTAAAGAAGAAAAACCATTTTACTGGTCTAAGAACATAGAAAGCGCGCACCAAAGTATGGTGCGCGGAATGATAACTAAGGTTTTAGTTTTAGAACATCGTCGATGTCCTGAGCACTATGACGTTCAGCAAGGAACTCCCCGTCTTCACCCCATGAACGGTTAACGATTCGACCACGTTTGACCGCTTCACGCTCATCAATCGCTTTTGCCCATCGCACAACATGTTTGTAGCTGCTTACATCTAAAAATTCAGCCGCATCGTAAGCTCGTCCCAGAACAAGGTTGCCATACCACGGCCAAGTCGCGATATCCGCGATGCTGTATTCTTCCCCACCTAAAAACTCATTCTTAGCTAAGCGCTTATCCAGTACGTCCAACTGACGTTTCGCTTCCATCGTAAAGCGGTTAATAGGATACTCAAATTTCTCTGGCGCATAGGCATAGAAATGACCAAAGCCTCCACCCAGATATGGCGCTGAACCCTGAAGCCAAAATAGCCAGTTCATCACTTCAGCACGCTTTGCTCCCGCTTTAGGTAAAAACAAACCAAACTTTTCTGCCAAATAAAACAGGATGTTACCCGATTCAAAAACATTGACCGGCGCTTCACCTGAGCGGTCCACTAACGCAGGAATTTTTGAATTTGGATTTACCTCAACAAAGCCAGAGCCAAATTGGTCTCCGTCACCAATCTTAATCAGATAAGCATCGTATTCCGCTTCTTTAACACCAGCAGCTAAAAGCTCTTCAAACATGATAGTGACCTTTTGGCCATTCGGCGTGCCCATTGAATAGAGCTGGAATGGATGTTCACCGACTGGAAGCTCTTGCTCGTGGCGTGCTCCCGAATCTGGTCGGTTAATACTCGCCCATTGGCCGCCATTTTCACTGTCGTTCGTCCAAACTTTTGGTGGAATATATTCGTTTGCCATTGTTATTCTTTCTTCCTTATCCTAATCAAATACCTGAGTAACACACATACCCAAATTACCTGCATTTTGAAGTCATTTGGTTATATAAATTACCCAACCATAATCAGAATATTAGGCCGAAGAAGAGAAATAAAAACCCCAGTTACCAGTTTGATTAGAACCTTTGGTTATGGAAGTTTCTTTCACGCTATAAGTGAGCAGAATAAAATTTCCGGAATGAAAAACCGCCCCAAAAGAGGGATGGGGCGGTGAAGAAGTATTACAAGACTAATCCGCCATCAATTTTCAGGACTTGTCCTGTTATGAACTCACTCTTATCTGATGCTAAAAACGCAACACCATTTGCAATGTCTCTAACCGAGCCCATTCGTCCCAATGGTGTTTTTCCTTCCATCATTGTGATCACTTTTTCCGGCAGGTCTTTCGTCATATCGGTAGCAATAAAGCCGGGAGCGACACAATTCACACGAATCTGCGCACCTTTACGGGCTAGTTCTTTCGCCCAGCCTTTACTCATTGAGATCACACCACCTTTACTTGCAGCGTAATTACTTTGACCAATATTCCCGTCCGTACCAACAATTGAGGAGATATTAATGATACTGCCAGACCCTTGATTTAACATGACTGGAGCAACGCTTTGAGTGAGTAGAAATACCGCTTTAAGGTTGACATCAATGACACTGTCCCAGTCCTTCTCAAGCATATCCTGCAGAAGTGCATCTCTTGTGATACCTGCATTATTCACTAATACATCAATGCGGTGATGTTTACTGATGATACTGTCTACCACTTCACCGACACCATTATGGTCACACAAATTAACCTGATAACTTGAAAGTTGATCTGATTGCCCCCACTCGACTGGCGAAATATCTAACCCGATGACGCTAAAGCCATCTTCCAGTAGTTGCTCACAAATTGCTCGGCCAATACCGCGCGCCGCACCAGTGACAACGGCTACTTTGTCATTTTTCATCTTGATAATCCTTCTCTGTAGAGAATATACAGCGCTTTAACCGCTATTTTTCATATCCTCTTTCGCTTCTCGTTCTAACACGCCTTAGCGATGCTTATAGAACTATAGATAGATTTTGCGTTTGAAACGTGAGCAATTCGATACAAATAAGCAAGAGTTTGCCGAGCCAGCCTTATCATAACCGCTATAGTTCAATAGATTCACATATGCTCGGTCCAAATACTTTAACCCCCTTCAGGCTTATTAGGCGTACAATAAAATCAAAGTCAGCTAAAAATAGGTTTCGTAATTTCAGTATGTTGAATATGAATTTTGCGCAAAGAGTTGTCGTTAATACAACTCAGCAAGAGTGGATTGCCAGCCCGGCGTCAGGAGTTTGGCGTAAGCCATTAGAACGAGAAGCGAAAGAATCCGGGCACACAACTAGCATTGTAAAATATGAAGCTGGATCACGTTTTTCTACTCATTATCACCCATATGGTGAAGAGATTTTCGTACTTGAAGGCGTATTTTCTGATGAAAACGGCGATTATCCAGCCGGCACTTATATTCGAAACCCTCCGGGCAGTCACCATGCGCCTTTCAGCAAAGAGGGTTGTGTTATTCTGGTAAAACTTAACCAGTTTGATCCAGAAGATCTCGCCACTGTCCGAATCGATACAAACTCACCAGAATGGCTGCCTGGCATCGGAGGACTTGAAGTCATGCCTTTGCATGAATATAAGCACGAACACGTAGCGTTGGTAAAATGGCCAAAAGGCGAACGCTTTCAGCCACACCGACACTTTGGTGGAGAAGAGATATTTGTTTTGTCGGGTGAGTTTAATGATGAGTTCGGAACCTACCCTAAGCATACCTGGCTGCGGAATCCACATGCCAGTGAGCATTTTCCATTTGTACAAGAAGAGACCATCATCTGGGTTAAAACCGGACACTTACCTGTGGTTTAAGCCAGCAGAATTAAGAGAGGAAAGCGGCTCTCATCCCAAGATGCGAGCCGATACTCATCAGTCGGTCATGCACCCATAATCCTGGTATGCAGCCAGTCTTTCAGCTCAGCACGATTCAGTTTCAGTACATTCATTTCACGATCATCAATGGGGCTTCCCTGTAGTTCCAAAACGCGAATTTCTTTATCTAATGCATTGTAGTTGCGAACATTCTCTGCAAATGATGAATCGCGTTCAGCAAGCTGAGCGATAGTATCCAAATGCTCTGGGAATTCATGAGTTAATGAGTGATTTTCTCCTAACATATAAACCTCTTGTTGGACTGTTGATGTATATGTTTTGCTCACTTTTCAAGCGGCGTACTAGAATCTGCTGACCTTTCGAGATCAACAGACCTTAATAACCATAGCACTTGATGAATAAAGGCATCACAGAATAGAGCACACTTTTGCAATCCTAGCAGTCGAACGAACTACCAGTGACAGTCCATTATCACTAATGCAAATATTCATATCCGAGTATTCAACTGACTTACTAAATCCAGAGCATGGTATCTGTAATTAAGCGGGGTTTATCACTGGTCTACACAAACTCTCAGGTAAAAAACAGCCTAGAAAAAGTTCCCTTGTAAAAAAATTATTTTTCCATCAAATCAGTATTCTACGGTAAGTGACTGTTTTATATTGCCCTTCTATATGCAACTGAGAGTTTGAGATAAATCACATATTGCTGGCTATCAAACTAACGTCTATCTTTCATAAAAACGCATCAACTGTGTAGCATATCTTCTCTATTTCAGACGTTTACAGGCAGTGGAATAGAGTGATTAAAAGTGTCGGCACCACAGAAGTAAGTACAACGATGTAGTCAGCTACTAAGAGTTGGTCACAACCATTCTGAAAGTTGCGATGGTAATCATGCTGATTGGGCAATGATATCAATCGTACTGAGATACTAGGGGGTATCAGGATGAACACTCGAATACTAAGAAGACTCGTCACTACAAGCTTGTCCGTCGTATGCTTTTATGTTCCCACTTTCTACACCAACGCGGCAGCTCCAAACTGCGACAATATACTGGCCACTAACCGAACGTCCGTATCAG contains these protein-coding regions:
- the yghU gene encoding glutathione-dependent disulfide-bond oxidoreductase, which codes for MANEYIPPKVWTNDSENGGQWASINRPDSGARHEQELPVGEHPFQLYSMGTPNGQKVTIMFEELLAAGVKEAEYDAYLIKIGDGDQFGSGFVEVNPNSKIPALVDRSGEAPVNVFESGNILFYLAEKFGLFLPKAGAKRAEVMNWLFWLQGSAPYLGGGFGHFYAYAPEKFEYPINRFTMEAKRQLDVLDKRLAKNEFLGGEEYSIADIATWPWYGNLVLGRAYDAAEFLDVSSYKHVVRWAKAIDEREAVKRGRIVNRSWGEDGEFLAERHSAQDIDDVLKLKP
- the fabG gene encoding 3-oxoacyl-ACP reductase FabG translates to MKNDKVAVVTGAARGIGRAICEQLLEDGFSVIGLDISPVEWGQSDQLSSYQVNLCDHNGVGEVVDSIISKHHRIDVLVNNAGITRDALLQDMLEKDWDSVIDVNLKAVFLLTQSVAPVMLNQGSGSIINISSIVGTDGNIGQSNYAASKGGVISMSKGWAKELARKGAQIRVNCVAPGFIATDMTKDLPEKVITMMEGKTPLGRMGSVRDIANGVAFLASDKSEFITGQVLKIDGGLVL
- a CDS encoding cupin domain-containing protein, translated to MLNMNFAQRVVVNTTQQEWIASPASGVWRKPLEREAKESGHTTSIVKYEAGSRFSTHYHPYGEEIFVLEGVFSDENGDYPAGTYIRNPPGSHHAPFSKEGCVILVKLNQFDPEDLATVRIDTNSPEWLPGIGGLEVMPLHEYKHEHVALVKWPKGERFQPHRHFGGEEIFVLSGEFNDEFGTYPKHTWLRNPHASEHFPFVQEETIIWVKTGHLPVV
- a CDS encoding YdcH family protein, yielding MLGENHSLTHEFPEHLDTIAQLAERDSSFAENVRNYNALDKEIRVLELQGSPIDDREMNVLKLNRAELKDWLHTRIMGA